The following nucleotide sequence is from Populus trichocarpa isolate Nisqually-1 chromosome 11, P.trichocarpa_v4.1, whole genome shotgun sequence.
TCACCAACCATTGTACATTTTCCATTTTCAAGGAAAACGAAATGGGTTTAAtttattcccccccccccccccctccataTACGTTGTTTGCACAGCATCGCTACATCTTAAATCCAATGACAAGTTGAACATGAAATATTCAACTTCAAACATGTAATAAATCGCAAACACTTACAGTGTTCCAGCCACACGTGTACTGACATGTGTCATGTGGTCAGGTATAAGCTTGGCCAGAccaaaatctgaaatttttGGTGTTAGGTCCTTGTCAAGTAGAATATTGCTTGCTTTGATATCTCTGTGGACAATGCATGGTTTTACTTCATCATGAAGAAAGGCAAGCCCTCTTGCAACCCCAATGCAAATCCTAGTTCGTGTTCTCCAACTAAACTGGATATTAATGTGACTGTGACCTCCACCTGAAAGTGAATAGATACTTGAGCCCTCAAATGCCATTTGATTCAGGGAATAAAAGCAAGCTTTCTTTAAATCATATGGATTTGTACGCCTATGCATATATGTTTACCAATACCAAGTTTATTCCTGGAAATCCAAGTTCAAAAAGCCAGAACTATTTTCCCAGGTCTAAACTACTGAAAACAGCCTTGATAAAGACGTTCAAAAGAAGGATATTCAAGAATTACCTAGAAGAGTTTGCGCAAGGCTATTGTTCTCCAGGTAGTTGTAAACTAAAATTCTATGATTTCCTTCTGCACAACAGCCATATAACTTCACTAAATTTTCATGCTCTATCTCTGACATTGTTTTAATCTCTGCTAAGAATTCTGGCACCCCTTGTCTCGACTCAGCTGAAAGAACCTTTATAGCAGCTATTTCCCCATGTTTGAGCCGTCCCTGAACATCCACAATCATTTCTTAGGTACCATTCATAATTAAAAGACACAAAAGTACCATATAAACTACTGTTATATCATTGACCATGCATTCTAATAACAATCATACAGTTACCTTGTATACAGAACCGAAACCTCCCTCCCCAATTTTGTTGGCAGTGCTAAAATCTTCAGTGGCATTTCTTAATTCCTTGTACGAATAGCATTTAACATTATGAACGTGGCTAAGGTCTGttcagaaaaaaaactaataagaaCCTTCATGCTGACAGAAAAACAAAGATGTGTAGAAAGAGGAAAACTTTATTTCAAGCATATGGAAGCTATGGCCCCATCAAAGCAAGTCTCTCTAGAGGCTTCGCCTGACAAGATACATTTAAATCTGTCCATGTATAACACACATATTCACACATTTTTTGTATCTACCTTCTTCAACTACACCAAATTGTTGCGGAGAATCTATCCGTCGaccaaataagaaagaaaaacaagtcaTATCTGTTTGATCTGCCGGTGAACAGCCCTTCTATATCAACCGTCACGTGCTTGATATAAACAACTTCCAAGACCAATAAACCTGAATTATCAGAAAAACAATTAACCTCAGGTACTTAAGCCAGATACCACAGCGATTAAACAGGATCCAGAGACTGAGTAAGCTTTTGCAACGATTATATGTGTACATAAATCTTTGGACAGTTTTAAAAGCCCCCAACACTTAGAGAAGTTCATAAGAGAAGAACAGAAATGACTacaaaaaaactatcaatactAGAAACATAGCAGCGAGTTTTATTAAGATCATACTTAGACAGAGACTATTAAagatcaaagaagaaaaatgggtACCATATAAATTAAGTGAAGATGGGGCCTGCGAGTTTTATTACAGCTAATGTTTTGTGTGTCATTCATTTAATAATCTCCACAAAAACTGATTTCCTCCCTaccctttcttcttttctcttataattATTTCAACCTTTCCCCCTCTCGTAAGTAACTGGGGTTAGTTGGAAATGTTGAGTTAGATCAcgaaaaaatgactaaaaattcatacaacaaGAAAGCAATATCAGCGAACTGAAGCATATCAGATAAACACAAGAAACAGATAACCAAAAGGaacagaaaaatcaaaacaaacaagaaattaaatcaagaaactgaaaaaatcatgaaagaacaaaaagaaaactcacCTGAACAAAAGAAAAGCTCAAGAAAGACACAGCATGATTATCCGGGAGAGAAAGATGTATTGAGCTgtaagagagagatagagaagaAGAACTTTGCTAGTTAATGGTATAGCTTGGGAAATTAAGTCCACGAAAGGAAACCCAACGTtcattaaatttagttttctaTGAAACGGAAGAGCTGGCTGACTttataacaaataacaaaagcaCAGTGTCATTGTCGTTTCTGTTTCctttaaactcaaaaaaaaaaaaaaatagaagaagaagaagaagatgacagCTGATAACCTTGTACGCCCTAAGGACCAGGCGCGTCAATTTACGTGAACTACATTCTTTAACTCTTTAAACCCTGGTTTACTGGCTAGGTTTCTTGTCaggataagataaaaaaaaaaaatttaaaagttttttttaatatattaaattaatatttttaaaaaaatttttaattttgtatagcatataaaaaagtttaaaaatattaaaaaaaatcaaaatttaataaaaaattaactcaaccgcaacatcaattatttaataattattatttttaactctttaaaacttaaaacttaaaaattagattAGGCGGCAAATACattagtttttatcaaaaattatgtttagctttgcaaattaatttagtaccttgaaatttatttaagattggtttttaattcaaactaatattttttttttataaaaaacaaaactatttttgtaagtgaaatttctttttttaaaataatttataatttagattaaCTCAAccacaaaataatttgaattaactcaagtgaatgattaaattttataattatgatttttaaaatcattaagatcaaattcttgttatatgtcaattttgatgttAATGATTTACTTTAAGAGATTTGATGGGAAAAGATTTagtattagttattttttaaagcattttttatttaaaaatatattaaaataatatttttttaattttttaaaatttatttttaatatcaacacatttaaataatctaaaataaataattttaaatataaaaaataaattttaaacaaatactaTTTTAACCTGAATGTCAATCACCTTCTTAATCTCATCTACATAAGCTAAATCGAATTAAAactgttaaagaaaaaacaaaagtaagcTTGCGAGTTAGACAACGTCATGCTGAGTCAGCTACTCATAACCTTCTCATTGCTGCCTCGTGTGTTGGAATCTCTCAGCACCAACCGTCAACTACGACCGTTTGTTCAACTCCAACGGCCTGCGTAGTCGTATAGGGCGATGACATtcgctttttatatataaaaaacaaaactaaatatcTGAATATAACATTAAAGatataatatattcaataaattaagattaaaatattttattaaaaacaaaaaaaacattaagttaaaatatcaaaaattcaagaggtaaaaaaaaataaaaatcatcatcacTAAACTAAACTATTAACAAAAACACGcatcataatcataaaaaaaatacatttatattttcaacgacatgataaaaaaatatttttaaacacatgAAAGCCCATGCATATGTcctattatatattaaatctaAATGAGTTGAAATAAGAAATTGTCTAAATATTAACTcattaacccaattaatttgtatagcatatataattaaatggaTTCCTACTTCAATTATCACAACTCTTTTATCAATTAGtttattggtttttcttttataaccctaataaaatctttttttattaaaaaaattattttatatattcttaCATATAGGATTCAACTTGTATAACCGatgctattataaaaaaacattatagcagGAAAAAGTTTGATTCAAcgagaaaaaaatgtaaaaataaaaataaaaataccatttaattcatcaattctaaaaatccaaaaaagaaataaaatttcgTTGATGAGtgataaatgaaaaattcatGGAAATTAAGTTATAGCCTCGATCGTAAAATAGGACACAACACGTCCTCAccgacatttttttttttttttttggaaaccaAGAGCTCATTATAAAGACCATACATATATTTCGTGTAGAGAtccgtttatttttttttttagtttaacgtgggtgtccgggccagcttgcgcgcacctcaactaatcccacggcccctgaagttaacgaccatgtaagcctccagtagccatcatatgagcaaccacagggctcgaacctgagaccacagaaggagcaaatctcttggttccaagctcttaccactgggtcgcctttaacgtgggtgtccgggccagcttgcgcgcacctcaactaatcctacgggccctgaagttaatgaccatgtaagcctccagtagctatcatatgagtaaccacaggactcgaacctgagaccacagaaggagcaaatctcttggttCCAAGCTCGtaccactgggtcaccacctagatggttagatCCATTCATTTTTGTTGCTTACATGTGATGATATGTCCAATCAAACTCATCGGCACCCAAAAACCATTGTCGTCTCATAAAATgttcctctttttctttgttcaagCATTCTCTTACATTTCATAATTTTCCCAggtagaattaaatttaaattaattaacataattgTCTACCTAGATAAGTATGTGGTTCACATATATCATCACATCATGTGCTAACTTTGACCCGGTCAAGAAGTTAAaacgttttatatatatataggttgcCGAGCAACAAGTTGGATGTATCa
It contains:
- the LOC7470969 gene encoding cold-responsive protein kinase 1: MTCFSFLFGRRIDSPQQFGVVEEDLSHVHNVKCYSYKELRNATEDFSTANKIGEGGFGSVYKGRLKHGEIAAIKVLSAESRQGVPEFLAEIKTMSEIEHENLVKLYGCCAEGNHRILVYNYLENNSLAQTLLGGGHSHINIQFSWRTRTRICIGVARGLAFLHDEVKPCIVHRDIKASNILLDKDLTPKISDFGLAKLIPDHMTHVSTRVAGTLGYLAPEYAIRGQLTRKADLYSFGVLLVEIVCGRNNTNTRLPVAEQYLLERAWDLYERRELVALVDTALDGDFDAEEACRFLKIGLLCTQDNPKLRPSMSTVVRMLTGQKDLDESKIMKPGLISDFMDLKVRAPFNTKASATTSFNAFSGSEMLDSSILSSENSSTATPTTLTGLYGRSI